Proteins from a genomic interval of Stenotrophomonas sp. 24(2023):
- a CDS encoding DUF3772 domain-containing protein — translation MRRPWLGLLMCSWLLLAAPLAALAQSPEDDPSPREQLQQAEDALKQVQQSLQDAEATETLKVLSERASQAARDADAIGKALQPKLDQLKLQRDQLGEVPEGTTESREITTQRRTLNKQYSDLDAQIKIAGQLATSGKQLATDIDAQRATQFSDELLHKVASPLSARLWEQVAEQLPGDVERVAGLYQMATRTAQAGIQANGWTTPLLGLLAALLMAFPLRMGLRALGRRFAASERAPDGRLRRSGLALWLLLVGTLLPGFAAVVLVASLDSIAAIPPRLQTVAEHFQAATFFSAFIVALSACLLVPKRPTWRLLNLDDTAAWKLRKYAWGAAALTWLSVVLVAVDREARTSEVSTIALDGLIALTYLGLIMAMLVTLARLHRRQTAEAEAKLEAAANDGHVQGGPVRRSGWMVVARVAGNIAVVSAIIATLLGYLNLAKFVNQQLVWGGVIVMAATLLLKFVDDFCTWLLNADSRVGQTILLSTGLSVSRVEQAGVLLSAVLRIAVVVLAVLGLMAPFGNLGAVLDSMQALADGTTIGGIPLEPGRVALAVLVLVVGLAVMQLVQHWLADTYLPKTELDLGARNSISTVARYVGVILAVLWALATLGIGFQKLALVVSALSVGIGFGLQAITQNFVSGLILLAERPVKIGDWVKLGDQEGDIRRINVRSTEIQVGDKSTLIVPNSELITKTIRNMTMGNNQGRIQIQFAVPTSTDVAALRQALLDAYSAHANVLTQPAPTVYIDNIAGGQITMNSFAYVASPRQVYATRSDLYFSLLGILAERGIALSTPTDIHLIRDTPPE, via the coding sequence ATGCGCAGGCCCTGGCTGGGCCTGCTGATGTGCAGCTGGTTGCTGCTGGCCGCGCCGCTGGCCGCGCTGGCGCAGTCGCCCGAGGATGACCCCAGCCCCAGGGAGCAGCTGCAGCAGGCCGAGGATGCCCTCAAGCAGGTGCAGCAGTCGCTGCAGGATGCCGAGGCGACGGAAACGCTGAAGGTGCTGTCCGAGCGGGCCAGCCAGGCCGCGCGCGATGCCGATGCCATCGGCAAGGCGCTGCAGCCGAAGCTGGACCAGCTCAAGCTGCAGCGCGACCAGCTGGGCGAGGTGCCCGAGGGCACCACGGAAAGCCGTGAGATCACCACCCAGCGCCGTACCTTGAACAAGCAGTACAGCGATCTGGATGCGCAGATCAAGATTGCCGGCCAGCTGGCGACCAGTGGCAAGCAGCTGGCCACCGACATCGACGCGCAGCGGGCCACGCAGTTCAGCGATGAACTGCTGCACAAGGTGGCTTCGCCGTTGTCGGCGCGCCTGTGGGAACAGGTGGCCGAACAGCTGCCGGGTGATGTGGAGCGCGTGGCGGGCCTGTACCAGATGGCCACCCGCACCGCGCAGGCCGGTATCCAGGCCAACGGCTGGACCACGCCGCTGCTGGGCCTGCTGGCCGCGCTGCTGATGGCGTTCCCGCTGCGCATGGGCCTGCGCGCGCTGGGCCGTCGCTTCGCCGCTTCCGAGCGCGCCCCGGATGGGCGCCTGCGCCGTTCCGGGCTGGCGCTGTGGCTGCTGCTGGTCGGCACGCTGCTGCCGGGCTTCGCCGCCGTGGTGCTGGTGGCCTCGCTGGACAGCATCGCTGCGATCCCGCCGCGCCTGCAGACCGTGGCCGAGCATTTCCAGGCCGCCACCTTCTTCTCCGCGTTCATCGTGGCACTCAGTGCCTGCCTGCTGGTGCCCAAGCGCCCGACGTGGCGCCTGCTCAACCTGGACGATACGGCGGCGTGGAAGCTGCGCAAGTACGCCTGGGGCGCGGCCGCGCTGACCTGGCTGAGCGTGGTGCTGGTGGCGGTGGACCGCGAGGCACGCACCAGCGAGGTCAGCACCATCGCCCTGGATGGCCTGATCGCGCTGACCTACCTGGGCCTGATCATGGCGATGCTGGTGACCCTGGCGCGCCTGCACCGGCGGCAGACCGCCGAGGCCGAGGCCAAGCTGGAAGCGGCCGCCAACGATGGGCATGTGCAGGGCGGGCCGGTGCGCCGCAGCGGCTGGATGGTGGTGGCCCGGGTAGCGGGCAACATCGCCGTGGTCTCGGCCATCATCGCCACGCTGCTGGGCTATCTCAACCTGGCCAAGTTCGTGAACCAGCAGCTGGTCTGGGGCGGGGTGATCGTGATGGCGGCCACCCTGCTGCTGAAGTTCGTCGATGACTTCTGCACGTGGCTGCTCAATGCCGACAGCCGGGTTGGCCAGACCATCCTGCTCAGCACCGGGCTGAGCGTATCGCGGGTGGAACAGGCCGGCGTGCTGCTGTCGGCGGTGCTGCGCATCGCGGTGGTGGTGCTGGCCGTGCTGGGCCTGATGGCACCGTTCGGCAACCTGGGGGCCGTGCTGGATTCGATGCAGGCCCTGGCCGATGGCACCACCATCGGCGGCATTCCGCTGGAGCCGGGCCGTGTTGCGCTGGCGGTGCTGGTGCTGGTGGTGGGCCTGGCGGTGATGCAGCTGGTACAGCACTGGCTGGCCGATACCTACCTGCCCAAGACCGAGCTGGACCTGGGCGCGCGCAATTCCATCAGTACCGTTGCCCGTTACGTGGGGGTCATCCTGGCGGTGCTGTGGGCGCTGGCCACGCTGGGCATCGGGTTCCAGAAGCTGGCGCTGGTGGTCAGCGCGCTGTCGGTGGGCATCGGCTTCGGCCTGCAGGCGATCACGCAGAACTTCGTGTCGGGCCTGATCCTGCTGGCCGAGCGGCCGGTCAAGATCGGCGACTGGGTGAAGCTGGGTGACCAGGAAGGCGACATCCGCCGCATCAACGTGCGTTCCACCGAGATCCAGGTGGGCGACAAATCCACGCTGATCGTGCCCAACTCGGAGCTGATCACCAAGACCATCCGCAACATGACGATGGGCAACAACCAGGGGCGCATCCAGATCCAGTTCGCGGTGCCCACCAGCACCGATGTGGCGGCGCTGCGGCAGGCGCTGCTGGATGCCTACAGCGCGCATGCCAACGTGCTCACGCAGCCGGCGCCGACGGTGTACATCGACAACATCGCCGGTGGCCAGATCACGATGAACAGTTTTGCCTACGTGGCCAGCCCACGGCAGGTGTATGCCACGCGCAGCGACCTGTATTTCAGCCTGCTGGGCATCCTGGCCGAGCGTGGCATCGCGTTGTCCACCCCGACCGACATCCATCTGATACGCGATACCCCGCCGGAGTGA
- a CDS encoding lipocalin family protein codes for MPLTAELKTVTDLKLPRYLGTWYEIARLPMRHEPEGCTDVSAHYRLLDNGNVHVHNRCRMDGQVEEATGEACVVDNDSARLAVSFLPKGLRWLPFTKGDYWVIQIAPDYSVSLVGSPDRRYLWLLSRTPQLDATVQDHYLAAARLQGFDLSELIQTPHTGHPTA; via the coding sequence ATGCCCCTTACCGCCGAGCTCAAGACCGTCACCGACCTCAAGCTGCCCCGCTACCTGGGCACCTGGTATGAGATCGCGCGGCTGCCCATGCGCCACGAGCCGGAAGGATGCACCGATGTATCGGCGCACTACCGCCTGCTCGACAACGGCAACGTGCACGTGCACAACCGCTGCCGCATGGACGGCCAGGTGGAGGAAGCCACCGGCGAGGCCTGCGTGGTGGACAACGACAGTGCGCGCCTGGCCGTGAGCTTCCTGCCCAAGGGCCTGCGCTGGCTGCCGTTCACCAAGGGCGACTACTGGGTGATCCAGATCGCCCCGGACTACAGCGTGTCGCTGGTCGGCAGCCCCGACCGCCGTTACCTGTGGCTGCTGTCGCGTACCCCGCAGCTGGATGCCACCGTGCAGGACCATTATCTGGCCGCAGCGCGCCTGCAGGGCTTCGATCTGTCCGAACTGATCCAGACCCCGCATACCGGCCATCCCACGGCCTGA
- a CDS encoding FAD-dependent oxidoreductase has translation MDLKSGYPWWAVRNGLIQAFPPLQQDLHCEVLVVGGGISGALVADELSAHGHDVAVIEQRDIGWGSSAASTALLQYEIDTHLLDLAARHGPQAAALAYQACAQALPALARVSAGLKGVDFRRMDSLYLASGRRDAAVLMAEGQARRQAGLDARWLDRAALQARFDVDAGGALLTRQAARVDPYCLTYRLLQRLQRRGGRVHDRTTVHHLQPTTRGVTARLETGATVRARHVVMATGYAAQQWLRQPVARNRSSYAFITDPIAPDVLGPLSRTMVWESARPYLYLRATGEGRLLVGGLDDALDVPARRDRRVQRKADRLLRQLRGWFPWLQPVPAFSWAGTFAETADGLPFFGPHPQWGPRVHFAMAYGGNGITYSMIGAGLIRARIERQPHPLQDLFGFGRL, from the coding sequence ATGGACCTGAAAAGCGGCTACCCCTGGTGGGCGGTACGCAACGGCCTGATCCAGGCCTTCCCGCCGCTGCAGCAGGACCTGCACTGCGAGGTGCTGGTGGTGGGCGGCGGCATCAGTGGCGCACTGGTTGCCGATGAACTGTCCGCGCACGGCCATGACGTGGCGGTGATCGAGCAGCGCGACATCGGCTGGGGCAGCAGCGCGGCCAGCACCGCCCTGCTGCAGTATGAAATCGACACGCACCTGCTGGACCTGGCCGCGCGGCATGGACCGCAGGCGGCCGCGCTGGCCTACCAGGCCTGTGCACAGGCCCTGCCAGCACTGGCCCGCGTGAGTGCCGGCCTGAAGGGCGTGGATTTCAGGCGCATGGACAGCCTGTACCTGGCCAGCGGCCGCCGTGATGCTGCCGTGCTGATGGCCGAAGGCCAGGCCCGCCGCCAGGCCGGCCTGGATGCGCGCTGGCTGGACCGTGCCGCGCTGCAGGCCCGCTTCGATGTCGATGCCGGCGGTGCGCTGCTGACCCGGCAGGCGGCGCGCGTGGACCCGTACTGCCTGACCTACCGCCTGCTGCAGCGGCTGCAGCGCCGTGGCGGCCGCGTGCATGACCGCACCACCGTGCACCACCTGCAGCCCACCACGCGCGGGGTGACGGCGCGCTTGGAAACCGGCGCCACCGTGCGGGCACGCCACGTGGTCATGGCCACCGGTTATGCCGCCCAGCAGTGGCTGCGCCAGCCGGTGGCGCGCAACCGCAGCAGCTATGCCTTCATCACCGACCCCATCGCCCCGGATGTTCTGGGCCCGCTGTCACGGACGATGGTCTGGGAAAGCGCCCGCCCCTACCTGTACCTGCGTGCCACCGGCGAGGGCCGGTTGCTGGTGGGCGGGCTGGATGATGCGCTGGACGTACCGGCCCGCCGCGACCGCCGCGTGCAGCGCAAGGCCGACCGGCTGCTGCGGCAGCTGCGCGGCTGGTTCCCGTGGCTGCAGCCGGTACCGGCGTTTTCCTGGGCCGGCACCTTCGCCGAAACCGCCGACGGCCTGCCGTTCTTCGGCCCGCATCCGCAATGGGGGCCGCGCGTGCACTTCGCCATGGCCTACGGCGGCAATGGCATCACCTATTCCATGATCGGCGCCGGGCTGATACGGGCACGGATCGAGCGGCAACCCCACCCGCTGCAGGACCTGTTCGGGTTCGGGCGGCTGTAG
- a CDS encoding PepSY domain-containing protein, with protein sequence MLKSFTLAAVVALAVAPAAQAAPLGLAQVEQTLRKAGYTQIHEIERDDGLWEADVSRADGRFSEVYVDPKTGEIFDEHNGRALLPTDQVLARAQAHGLTQIHSLERDGATWSLEARNARNQRVEVRLSGYDGRILHSERDGWLD encoded by the coding sequence ATGTTGAAGTCCTTCACCCTTGCCGCGGTGGTGGCCCTGGCCGTTGCGCCGGCCGCGCAGGCCGCTCCGCTCGGCCTGGCCCAGGTTGAACAGACGCTGCGCAAGGCCGGCTATACCCAGATCCATGAAATCGAACGCGACGACGGCCTGTGGGAAGCCGATGTCAGCCGTGCTGATGGCCGCTTCAGCGAGGTCTACGTGGACCCGAAGACCGGCGAGATCTTCGATGAGCACAACGGCCGTGCGTTGTTGCCCACCGACCAGGTGCTGGCCAGGGCGCAGGCCCACGGGCTGACGCAGATCCATTCGCTGGAGCGCGATGGCGCAACATGGTCGCTGGAAGCGCGCAATGCCCGCAACCAGCGCGTCGAGGTGCGCCTGAGCGGCTATGACGGCCGCATCCTGCACAGCGAGCGCGACGGCTGGCTGGATTGA
- a CDS encoding PepSY domain-containing protein, with protein sequence MPVLSLLPLLLALAGPAPGAAPAQDPAQQVARRAVQQGRYVPLESVVRDALRRHPGQLLEVELDDGVYEVEILRADGVVVELDYDARNGRLLKTELDED encoded by the coding sequence ATGCCCGTCCTTTCCCTGCTGCCGCTGCTGCTGGCCCTGGCCGGCCCCGCCCCCGGCGCCGCACCGGCCCAGGACCCGGCGCAGCAGGTGGCGCGCCGTGCCGTGCAGCAGGGCCGCTACGTGCCGCTGGAAAGCGTGGTGCGCGATGCGCTCAGGCGCCACCCCGGCCAGCTGCTGGAAGTGGAGCTGGATGATGGCGTGTACGAAGTGGAAATCCTGCGCGCTGACGGCGTGGTGGTCGAGCTGGACTATGATGCGCGCAACGGACGATTGCTGAAGACCGAACTGGACGAGGACTGA
- a CDS encoding response regulator transcription factor produces MRILLAEDDGALTQRLQPLLEQAGYVVTAAADGRRAEEIGQIDDLHAAIVDLGLPGLDGLSVIERWRAAGRSFPVLVLTARARWHDKLAGFDAGADDYLTKPFQPDELILRLRALIRRSAGHASPRLQCGPLQLDINAGQFDLDGQPLALSPQEFRVLSYFIHHAGQVIGRDRLGEHVFDGGHDPDSNALDVLLGRVRRKLGLELIHTVRGQGWRLAPP; encoded by the coding sequence ATGCGGATCCTGCTGGCCGAGGACGATGGCGCATTGACGCAGCGGCTGCAGCCGCTGCTGGAGCAGGCCGGCTATGTGGTGACCGCCGCTGCCGACGGCCGCCGGGCCGAGGAGATCGGCCAGATCGACGACCTGCATGCCGCCATCGTCGATCTGGGCCTGCCCGGGCTGGATGGCCTGAGCGTGATCGAGCGCTGGCGTGCCGCCGGGCGCAGCTTCCCGGTGCTGGTGCTGACCGCACGCGCCCGCTGGCACGACAAGCTGGCCGGCTTCGATGCCGGTGCCGACGACTACCTGACCAAGCCCTTCCAGCCGGACGAGCTGATCCTGCGCCTGCGTGCACTGATCCGCCGCAGCGCCGGCCATGCCAGCCCGCGCCTGCAGTGCGGGCCGCTGCAGCTGGACATCAATGCCGGCCAGTTCGATCTGGACGGGCAGCCGCTGGCGCTGAGTCCACAGGAATTCCGCGTGCTGAGCTACTTCATCCACCATGCCGGGCAGGTGATCGGCCGCGACCGCTTGGGCGAGCATGTCTTCGATGGCGGCCACGACCCCGATTCCAATGCGCTGGACGTGCTGCTGGGCCGCGTGCGGCGCAAGCTGGGCCTCGAGCTGATCCACACCGTGCGCGGCCAGGGCTGGCGGCTGGCACCGCCATGA
- a CDS encoding ATP-binding protein: MSRPPSLRRRLLLVGGLGVLLVSLLASALLGELFKRSARDQIDNALQQDMLTLLAQAEVGPDGQLQLRQEPNDARFQRVFSGAYWQIADGSGTVLLQSRSLWDQTLTAAATGAVTRDLPGPLQQTLRARVQQVRLPRATQPYIAVVATDRSALDADVSAFRQRTAIALAVLVAAWLAVLASQVHFGLRPLRALGQQLERIRSGDASRIDRTRLDREIAPLADELDALLDHHQRMVARARSSAEDLAHALKTPLSVLAAEAQGEGRNWRLTLHEQGARMRASIERYLAAGLAVDHHQRSEVAPAAEALCRLMTRVHGSRGVRFQMDVATGLAFAGAATDLEEMLGNLLDNAGKWARSEVRLRALAMQDRLHIEVRDDGPGLDAAKLEAVLQRGVRLDERVEGSGLGLAIAAEIAASHGGSLRLSNENPGLRARLELPLG, from the coding sequence ATGAGCCGCCCGCCATCCTTGCGGCGGCGCCTGCTGCTGGTCGGTGGCCTGGGCGTACTGCTGGTCTCGCTGCTGGCCAGCGCGCTGCTGGGCGAACTGTTCAAGCGCAGCGCGCGCGACCAGATCGACAACGCCCTGCAGCAGGACATGCTGACCCTGCTGGCACAGGCCGAGGTGGGCCCCGACGGCCAGCTGCAGCTGCGCCAGGAACCCAACGACGCCCGCTTCCAGCGCGTGTTTTCCGGGGCCTACTGGCAGATTGCCGATGGCAGTGGCACGGTGCTGCTGCAGTCGCGCTCGCTGTGGGACCAGACCCTGACCGCAGCGGCCACCGGCGCGGTCACCCGCGATCTGCCCGGCCCATTGCAGCAAACCCTGCGCGCCCGCGTGCAGCAGGTGCGGCTGCCACGGGCAACGCAACCCTACATCGCCGTGGTGGCCACCGACCGCAGCGCGCTGGACGCCGACGTCAGCGCCTTCCGCCAGCGCACGGCCATCGCGCTGGCCGTGCTGGTGGCGGCGTGGCTGGCCGTGCTGGCCAGCCAGGTGCACTTCGGCCTGCGCCCGCTGCGCGCCCTGGGCCAGCAGCTGGAGCGCATTCGCAGCGGCGATGCCAGCCGCATCGACCGCACCCGGCTGGACCGCGAAATCGCGCCGCTGGCCGATGAGCTGGATGCATTGCTGGACCATCACCAGCGCATGGTCGCGCGCGCGCGCAGCAGCGCCGAAGACCTGGCCCACGCCCTGAAGACACCCTTGAGCGTGCTGGCTGCCGAAGCCCAGGGCGAAGGGCGCAACTGGCGCCTGACCCTGCATGAGCAGGGCGCGCGGATGCGCGCCAGCATCGAACGCTACCTGGCCGCCGGCCTGGCCGTGGACCACCACCAGCGCAGCGAGGTGGCACCGGCGGCAGAAGCCCTGTGCCGGTTGATGACCCGCGTGCATGGCAGCCGTGGCGTGCGCTTCCAGATGGACGTGGCCACCGGGCTGGCCTTCGCCGGCGCCGCCACCGATCTGGAAGAAATGCTGGGCAACCTGCTGGACAACGCAGGCAAATGGGCGCGCAGCGAAGTGCGCCTGCGCGCGCTGGCGATGCAGGACCGTCTGCATATCGAAGTGCGCGACGACGGCCCGGGGCTGGATGCAGCCAAACTGGAGGCCGTACTGCAGCGCGGCGTGCGGCTGGATGAGCGCGTGGAAGGCAGTGGCCTGGGGTTGGCGATTGCCGCGGAAATCGCCGCCAGCCACGGCGGCTCGCTGCGGCTGTCCAATGAGAACCCCGGGTTGCGCGCGCGGCTGGAACTGCCGCTGGGGTGA
- a CDS encoding DUF6122 family protein, with protein MSARAIFHLFLHAAVPALLAGLFWRKRFASAWLLMLLGWVIDLDHLLADPIYAPNRCSIGFHPLHTAPAIAVYAGLCVPKKTRLFGIGLMIHIVLDAIDCWWMHHR; from the coding sequence ATGAGCGCCCGCGCGATCTTCCACCTGTTCCTGCATGCCGCCGTGCCCGCGTTGCTGGCAGGGCTGTTCTGGCGCAAGCGTTTTGCCTCGGCCTGGCTGCTGATGCTGCTGGGCTGGGTGATCGACCTGGACCACCTGCTGGCCGACCCGATCTACGCCCCGAACCGCTGCAGCATCGGCTTCCACCCGCTGCACACCGCCCCGGCCATCGCCGTGTATGCCGGCCTGTGCGTGCCGAAGAAAACCCGCTTGTTCGGTATCGGGCTGATGATCCACATCGTGCTCGATGCCATTGATTGCTGGTGGATGCACCACCGGTAG
- the speA gene encoding arginine decarboxylase, which produces MTDWSLDQARKTYSIPHWADGYFDVDQAGHMVVRPTGADGPVVSLPKVVDAARAAGAKLPLLVRFPDILGQRLGKLQAAFAQAQQDWEYAGGYTAVYPIKVNQHRGVAGTLASHHGEGFGLEAGSKPELMAVLALSRPGGLIVCNGYKDREYIRLALIGRKLGLQTFIVIEKPSELKLVLEEAKALDVKPGLGVRMRLASLGAGKWQNSGGDKAKFGLSPRQLLDLWKSLRDTEYADCLSLLHFHMGSQISNVRDIANGMREATRYFVELSRLGAKITHVDVGGGLGVDYEGTRSRSFCSINYGLHSYASNIVQPLASACEEHGLTPPRIVTECGRAMTAHHAVLIANVSEVEQAQEGRVPDAHDDEPASIRHLREIHDELDQRPAIELFQEAQHFHAEGLASYALGQIDLPQRARIDDLFYAIAHGVRARLSYDEKSHRPVLDELNERLVDKYFVNFSVFESIPDVWAIDQVFPIVPIERLDEQPDRRGIIADMTCDSDGMVETYVENESLDSSLPLHAMKPGESYRIGFFMVGAYQEILGDIHNLFGDTDAVEVLADADGYAITQQRRGDTTDVMLDYVGYKLDELRAVYQQRVAAAALSPERAQELSQALEAGLTGYTYLSDEPLA; this is translated from the coding sequence ATGACCGATTGGTCCCTCGACCAAGCCCGCAAGACCTACTCGATCCCGCATTGGGCGGATGGCTACTTCGATGTGGATCAGGCCGGGCATATGGTGGTGAGACCGACCGGGGCGGACGGCCCGGTGGTGTCGCTGCCCAAGGTGGTCGATGCTGCCCGCGCGGCGGGTGCCAAGCTGCCGCTGCTGGTGCGCTTCCCGGACATCCTGGGCCAGCGCCTGGGCAAGCTGCAGGCCGCCTTCGCCCAGGCCCAGCAGGACTGGGAGTACGCCGGCGGCTACACCGCGGTCTACCCGATCAAGGTCAACCAGCACCGCGGCGTGGCCGGCACCCTGGCCAGCCACCACGGCGAAGGCTTCGGCCTGGAAGCGGGCAGCAAGCCCGAGCTGATGGCCGTGCTGGCGCTGTCGCGCCCGGGCGGGCTGATCGTCTGCAACGGCTACAAGGACCGCGAGTACATCCGCCTGGCCCTGATCGGCCGCAAGCTGGGCCTGCAGACCTTCATCGTCATCGAGAAGCCCTCCGAGCTGAAGCTGGTGCTGGAAGAGGCCAAGGCGCTGGACGTGAAGCCGGGCCTGGGCGTGCGCATGCGCCTGGCCTCGCTGGGCGCGGGCAAGTGGCAGAACAGTGGTGGCGACAAGGCCAAGTTCGGCCTGTCCCCACGCCAGCTGCTGGACCTGTGGAAGTCGCTGCGTGACACCGAGTACGCCGACTGCCTGAGCCTGCTGCACTTCCACATGGGCTCGCAGATCTCCAACGTGCGCGACATCGCCAACGGCATGCGCGAAGCCACCCGCTACTTCGTGGAACTCTCGCGCCTGGGCGCGAAGATTACCCACGTGGACGTGGGCGGTGGCCTGGGCGTGGACTACGAAGGCACCCGTTCGCGCAGCTTCTGCTCGATCAACTACGGCCTGCATTCGTATGCCAGCAACATCGTGCAGCCGCTGGCCAGTGCCTGCGAAGAGCACGGCCTGACCCCGCCGCGCATCGTCACCGAGTGTGGCCGTGCGATGACCGCACACCACGCGGTGCTGATCGCCAACGTGTCCGAAGTGGAGCAGGCGCAGGAAGGCCGCGTGCCCGATGCGCACGACGACGAACCGGCCTCGATCCGCCACCTGCGCGAAATCCACGACGAACTGGACCAGCGCCCGGCCATCGAGCTGTTCCAGGAAGCCCAGCATTTCCATGCCGAAGGCCTGGCCAGCTACGCGCTGGGCCAGATCGACCTGCCGCAGCGTGCGCGCATCGACGATCTGTTCTATGCCATCGCCCATGGCGTGCGTGCGCGCCTGAGCTATGACGAGAAGAGCCACCGCCCGGTGCTGGATGAACTGAACGAGCGCCTGGTCGACAAGTACTTCGTCAACTTCAGCGTGTTCGAATCGATTCCGGACGTGTGGGCCATCGACCAGGTCTTCCCGATCGTGCCGATCGAGCGCCTGGACGAGCAGCCCGACCGCCGCGGCATCATCGCCGACATGACCTGCGATTCGGACGGCATGGTGGAAACCTACGTCGAGAACGAAAGCCTGGACAGCTCGCTGCCGCTGCACGCGATGAAGCCGGGCGAAAGCTACCGCATCGGTTTCTTCATGGTCGGTGCGTACCAGGAAATCCTGGGCGACATCCACAACCTGTTCGGCGATACCGACGCGGTGGAAGTGCTGGCCGATGCCGATGGCTATGCCATCACCCAGCAGCGCCGTGGCGATACCACCGATGTGATGCTGGACTACGTGGGCTACAAGCTGGACGAGCTGCGTGCGGTGTACCAGCAGCGCGTGGCCGCCGCCGCGCTGTCGCCGGAACGCGCGCAGGAGCTGTCGCAGGCGCTGGAAGCCGGCCTGACCGGCTACACCTACCTGTCCGACGAACCGCTGGCCTGA